From Branchiostoma floridae strain S238N-H82 chromosome 5, Bfl_VNyyK, whole genome shotgun sequence:
ttagaatttatgatatttagggtttttggtcatttttagacaaaatatgtatattttgggcccctgtgccctggtattacaagctaatgacctgaaatttggtacagaggtgcattggacatatgagtacagaaaaccatcaacactttgttcatagatcacttcaaaaatgagttattttagggtttttggccatttttgactaaaaatgtatatttttgcctcctatgcccttgtattaaaaccaaatgacctgaaatttggtacataggtgcgtttgacatatgaccacagaaccccatcaacgctttattcattaaatactccaaaaatgagttattttagggtttttggccatttttgactaaaaatgtatattttttgctcctatgcccttgtatagaaaccaaatgacctgaaatttggtacagaggtgcattgaacatatgttCACAGGACCTCatcgacactttcttcatagatcacttgaAAAATTAGTTaatttggggttttcagtcatttttgactaaaaatgtatatttttagcccctatacccttgtatgtaaaccaaatggcttgaaatttggtacagaggtgcattgaacataggacaacaggaccccatcaacattttcttcatagagcacttataaaatgagctattttgggatttttagccatttttgtctaaaaatgtatatttttggcatatatgcccttgtattggaaccaaatgacctaaaactcgacatgaaggtgtgtagggcaagtgcccacagtacttcattttccctttgagcagacattacttcaaattgttgaatttggggattttttgaaggatgaagatggattgcaatatgctgtatttgctcctaagcaaatgtcggcctttctagttatattgcaatccatacatagtatgggattgcaatatattgcttttcctttgtttcttctcctcctgtcaaaatcttcaagtcgcgattcaactttttcacttTTGGggcaaatgagctgaaatttggcatggaggtagggatagcaaatacccccaggcgtttttttcacttttttgatagaggccttagaaattttgatatttagggtttttggtcatttttagacaaaatatgtatattttgggcccctgtgccctggtattacaagctaacgacctgaaatttggtacagaggtgcattggacatatgagcacagaaaaccattaacaccttcttcatagatcacttcaaaaattagttattttaggggttttggccatttttgactaaaaatgtatattcatggctcctatgcccttgtattaaaaccaaatgacctgaaacttggtacataggtgcgtttgacatatgaccacagaaccccatcaacgcttaattcattgtttacgccaaaaatgagttatttaagggtttttggccatttttgacaaaaaatgtatatttttggctcctatacccttgtatgaaaacctaatgacctgaaatttggtacagaggtgcattgaacatatgctcacaggaccccattgacactttctttatagatgacttaaaaaatgagttattttagggttttcagtcatttttgactaaaaaatgtatatttttggcttctatgcccttgtatgtaaaccaaatcacctgaaatttggtagaaacgtaaattggacatatggcaacaggaccccatcaacaatttcttcatagagcacttataaaatgagttattttgggatttttagccatttttaactaaaaaatgtatatttttggctcctatgcccttatatagaaaccaaatgacctaaaattcggcatgaaggtgtgtaggacaagtgcccacagaacttcattttctcattgagcaaacattacttcaaattgttgaatttggggattttttcaaggatgaagatggattgcaatatgctgtatttgctcctaagcaaatgtcggcctttctagtttttcctttgtctcttctcctgtcaaatcttcaaatcccttctactttttcattttttggccaaatgagctgaaatttggcatggaggtagagatagcaaatacccccagacgtttttttcacttttttgatagaggccttagaatttatgatatttagggtttttggtcatttttagacaaaatatgtatattttgggtccctgtgccctggtattacaagctaatgacatgaaatttggtacagaggtgcattggacatatgagcatagaaaaccatcaaaactttcttcgtagattacttcaaaaatgagttattttaggtttttggccatttttgactaacaatgtctatttttggctcctatgcccttgtattaaaactaaatgacctgaaagttggGACATAGGtgcatttgacatatgaccacagaaccccatcaatgcttttttcattgtttactccaaaaatgagttactttagggtttttggccatttttgactaaaaatgtatattttttgctcctatgcccttgtatagaaaccaaatgacctgaaagttggtacataggtgcgtttcacatatgaccacagaaccccatcaacgcttttttcattgtttactccaaaaataagttattttaggttttttggccatttttgactaaaaatgtatatttattgctcctatgcccttggatagaaaccaaatgacctgaaatttggtacagaggtgcattgagcatatgctcacaggaccccattgacactttcttcatagatcacttcagaaattagttatttgggggttttcagtcatttttgactaaaaatgtatatttttggcttctatgcccttgtatgtaaaccaaatgacctgaaatttggtacaaaggtaaattggacatatgacaacagggccccaacaacactttcttcatagagcacttatgaaatgagttattttgggatttttagccatttttaactaaaaaatgtatatttttggctcctatgcccttatattgaaaccaaatgacctaaaattcggcatgaaggtgtgtaggacaagtgcccacagtacttccttttccctttgagcaaacattacttcaagttgttgaattttgggattttttcaaggatgaagatggattgcaatatgctgtatttgctcctaagcaaatgtcggcctttctagtattcgtaatgtttcttctttctttctttctttctcctgtcaaatcttcggaacacggtatctccgttgttcctgaaccgattgacttgaaatttggcacaagggtagagtggactGATACCctcagacatttttttcatttttttcatatctgcctttaaaatgattttattaaggttttttggtcatcttaagaccaaaactgtataattgggccccctgtaccctggtattataaccgaatgagctgaaatttggcacatatgtgccttgataattcccccatataaattcaataccacttttggtgtacagtataacgaaatgcttatttttgcgattttttggtcattttttgaccaaaaaaggacacttttggctcctgtaccttggttttagaaccggatgacctgaaactTAGTATAGGATCGCCCTAGACATAAGCGCACATGtattcattaacagttgaggtatacagtacaacaaaatgcttaattttgtgattatttggccattttatgaccaaaaagtacacttttggctcttgtgttctggttttaaaaccaaatgacctaaattttggtaaaatggtgcactagatatttattcaaatgacacatgtataatttttgtcatagacttcgtcaaaatgatatatttgggaattttttttgtcattttccaatagccagaggggtcaatgaccttaaggtatttaatctaattagataggtgaccaatcacttagcctgaatctatatcctaaagtggggggggggggggggtgacagccaatcagcgagcccggggTTATCTGGAaaagtccattcttacacggaggggttcatttttttttaaattcatcctaggactggtgaagtctttcagtgggtgtatttttggacaggtctattttgcagttttacagaaggtgtgctggaagagtctattctcgcacggaggggggatttttttaaattcatattttggactttggtgacttctagtttgtcaaagtctttcagtagggttatttttggactggtctaatttgcaattttaaatgggtgtgctggaagagtccattcttacatggaggggggctttttttaaaaatccattggctttttttaaaatccatttttgggacttcagtgattatgtcaaagtcctattttagcggatgtatttttggactgctctgcTTTatatggaagagtccattttttgcacacggaagggggatttttttcaaattcagtttggacgggtgatgattcaaaattcaatttttagtggaagtgtttttagactggtctattataccttttcatgcactgggacctttttttgctaaattcaattttggatttggtttcttattcaaaaggccaaggtttcagtgggagtatttctggactggtctattgtgcaaattcacatagggtgcactggagtccattcttgaacgggggaattttgtaagattcattttgggttaaaccgtcattagtaaaagtgatttttcaaatgggtgattttgaaatggtctattgttgcatggggagggagatggctgaaatatgctgtatttgctctcaagcaaatgtcggcctttctagtttattttgtCTTGCAatttttctgtcagttttttCCTGCATCAATCTTCCTTCAACAAACTCGCACTTCCATTTTGTACTCCCTCCAATccccaacacacacatacattgtatgagcGATcacgatgatgtcacggtgatgcggtggtaggcaaaaagcaggtgtttgggaAAAGAGTGACTTACATATTAATCTAATCTGACAATTtggaatatcaatttttaaacaaatttactgacgtcctggtaggcactaGCCTGATTTACTCGCGCTTCTTAGGCCCTTGCCGTGCCCGCTGGGAGGAGCCTACCAGCTCCGGATAGCAGAGTTTGCATTACACGGACTAGTTAGGCACCATCCAttgaataccccggatataaacaacaacagcgattgCTCGTATACGAACCACCCATTTCAATGACTAAACATCACCTGGGTTCTGCAGTCGCCCCAGACACCCTGGGAGCTCCTGTCCATCAGGGCTCACCTGCTCCAAGATCACAGTACCATCCCTCtgtaacaaaatcacatttCTAACATTCTGAATTCCACACCTACTCATGcaagataataataataataatctttatttcaagttcatgcccatgggctaattgcaaacaaagtaaagcagtagtatacataattgtataccgGTACTTAaggaaaatgacattttatctAAATCTACTTCTACTTAATATATGTTAACCTTCAGCCTGCTAAGCTAGCCTTTTGGGACTAATCAATTATCACCTGTATGTGCAGGAGCAGTTGTTGAACACACCGTTCCGCTAGCCCAGCATACTTGTCCGACAGTGCAGGGTCCATCAACTCCAGCTGGTCCATCATGCACATGAGCATCATGGGTACCGCCATGTTGTCGGTATCCGGGGCGCCAGGCCACTTGGGTCGTCCCAGGCCCGTATCATCAACGGTCATCCAGTGTACAAGTTGGTCCATCATCTTCAAGGCCTCTTCCTTTTTCATACAGGTGAGTTAACATAGAAAACAACcgttacaacaacaacacagaatTTTGTAAGAATaaatataatgctagttcacctttatccattgggtaacctatatccattgctttttaaaaacagggtatgtaggcacatcaagtcgaagggtggtagttttaaactgcaatatcctgaaaatattgcgaTTTGAAACTAACGTTCgccaacgtgatatccccaaataccctgtttttaaaagcaacggatataggttacccaatggataaaggtgaactagcgttaaccaTAAGTTATAAGTATGCTTTATTTAGATGAAATTGACAGTAATTGACACAGGTGAACACTGGTGACACAGAATGTAGCCCCAGCACGCAAATATTGCATATAATGTTATACGTATAAACTCTTTATAAAAAAGAAAGTTCTTAGTGATGATTATCAGCCAGTGTAAAATCTACATTAGAAATAGACACAAAGCATTTAATGGTGCTTTACCCTGTATTTTGCTTCCCCTGTTGCTCTGTGGAGTTCTGACAAGCCCAAGAAGTAGAAAACCTCGGAGAACGGCTGCCGCTGCACCTTGACAGTCCTGCCGTCACGAGTCACTGCAAAACTGCACTTCATGGTGGCAGGGTCCTTCACATGCTTCATCAGGAACTCCCCTCCTGGAGGGACAACATACTGCATCATCACCCCTTTTTTCCAAGTCTGACGATCCAGAACCTAATGGTGTAATATGACATGTGGACGGGTGACTTCTatgatgggggtggggggggtggAGATGGAGGGACTCACCTGCTATAGCGGCTTGTAACACATCTTGTCTGTGATACTTCTCAACCTCGTTGTATAGCCTGCAGTACATCCACACCTGGAATGGTACAATACTGTTGGACAAACACCTGTGAACCTTTTCCTACCTTACATAAAATCAGTGGCTTGATTGCAGACCACTAGGTGCCTCTGCTATTTGACATCTCACCTAGTTCTTGAGTTTGCAGCAGGGTTTTTATGGTTGGATGCCCTACCTAATACCAATTCTCAATTTTTACAGCATTCAGAGACTAGCTGTGTGTATCAGAGTTTTCCTTCTCTGGTAATCGACCAGCCAAATTTATCTTAGAACCTTTTGCTGTTCTCTTAAAATCTCACCAATCACCTATCACTACACAGTATTAATGAGATAATCAATAAAATGGGTGATATACGTGTTCTCACCTGTCTGCCTTGTAGCCAGCAGTATTTGGTGTCGTCATAAATTTTCCCATCTCTGTCCAGGCAAACATAGAAACCACTGAGGAAAGAGAGAACATCCACACACATCACTTGGCTTTCCCTGAAGATTATTACTTCAGATACATCACTCTGAACTTTACAACCATATGTTTAGTGCACTCTTGCCAGCACCCGTGATGGCAGACATTGCTGTTATACGGAAATGTCAATGTttcaacaaaatgatgaaaacttgtatctgtatctgtatctgtatctatatagccggtataaccgcccttcggcgtaacacaccagcttcgcaggcacgcggtgcagcagcagctggttatattatactggacgatccgtcacacctaacttttgcacgtctatctgcaagcgttctttaaaactatccagagaagatgcccctactgtgcttggtgataacaagttccactctacgatagttctgggaaaatacgaatttttgaacacatcaatcctaggttggtaactcttgtatttgaagtcatggctgtttcttgttcgtttttgagctggtattagatacttccaccagtttattggtcattttgtacatcatgcaaagtctagaccttttccttctgtcttcaagtgatgtccactgcagatctgttttcattttggtaacactagcatccctgttatagttgtttgtacagaatctggcagcttggttctgtaccctttcaagtttatctttgtctttctttgtatacggatcccatactgttgcagcatattcaaggttaggtcttaccagtgatgtgtatgcaagtgattttaccctggctgggcatgcccacaagttgcgtttgatcactcccaatgtctgtttagccttggttgttattgtacatgatgaaagaaaataaaaggttCTTTGTAGGATCTTTCTGTCAATAAGACTAAGGGTGACAGTACATGAATTCCCAGCTGACTTAAACCCTGAAGATAAATCAAAGTAAACGATTgcatgttgtttatttttgaGCAAACAGAGTTGATATCTATCTATTGACTTTCTGTACAAATATGACATGTCCTACCCGTGCTCTGTGTCATGTGAGTGTTGTAGCCAGAAGTCCACCGCCCTGTCCCGCTCACGCTCGCATTTCTCCAGAAACTCTGAAAGTCTGGACTTCACACTCATCGTAATGCTGAACTGAAACAGTCAATGGGTTGGCTCTTGAGTGGACATCACCTTGGTAATCAGGTATGGTATTGTTGTGAACATAACTTTACAGAGCAACACATTGCAGCTGGACTCAAATCAAATGTGATTCgaaaagaatgaatttttttattgtcagaTCATTTGGTTCATTAACATTTTATACGTCAATCAATTACTAAATCATGGGGGTTTGAATTGAAACCTGAATTTGAATGAGTAAATGAATGGATAGTGAAA
This genomic window contains:
- the LOC118416823 gene encoding N-acylglucosamine 2-epimerase-like, giving the protein MSVKSRLSEFLEKCERERDRAVDFWLQHSHDTEHGGFYVCLDRDGKIYDDTKYCWLQGRQVWMYCRLYNEVEKYHRQDVLQAAIAGGEFLMKHVKDPATMKCSFAVTRDGRTVKVQRQPFSEVFYFLGLSELHRATGEAKYREEALKMMDQLVHWMTVDDTGLGRPKWPGAPDTDNMAVPMMLMCMMDQLELMDPALSDKYAGLAERCVQQLLLHIQRDGTVILEQVSPDGQELPGCLGRLQNPGHAIECSWFLLQYAVKHNRPDLKKMAIHNFLLQPFESGWDEKHGGLFYFLDVDGYSPTQLEWNMKLWWPHNEALIAFLVAYKETKDETMLEKFAQVFDYTFSHFVDPDHGEWYGYLSQQGEVTQRFKGGPYKGCFHVPRCLHMCTQILRELLTT